A genome region from Geobacter pickeringii includes the following:
- a CDS encoding enoyl-CoA hydratase-related protein: MDFNNLLIETAAGVATLTVNRPQALNALNGEVLTELAAAFYQLEYDPAVKAVVLTGAGEKAFVAGADIKEMAAMNSYEGHQFALKGQHCMMAMEKMRTPVIAAVNGFALGGGLELALGCDFIYASEKAKLGFPEVTLGIMPGFGGTQNLARLIGKNRANELIFTGKMVTADKALAWGIVNELFPPEELLPKAQEAAAAIAGVGTLGVAYAKNAIANGLNMTKEDGFRYEASLFGVLFATADQKEGMAAFVEKRKAVFTGK, encoded by the coding sequence ATGGATTTTAATAATTTGTTGATCGAAACCGCCGCCGGCGTCGCCACCCTCACCGTGAACCGCCCCCAGGCCCTCAATGCCCTGAACGGCGAGGTGCTGACCGAGCTCGCCGCGGCGTTCTATCAACTGGAGTACGATCCGGCGGTGAAGGCGGTGGTCCTCACCGGCGCCGGGGAGAAGGCCTTTGTGGCCGGGGCCGACATCAAGGAGATGGCGGCCATGAACTCCTACGAGGGGCACCAGTTCGCCCTGAAGGGGCAGCACTGCATGATGGCGATGGAGAAGATGCGGACCCCGGTGATCGCCGCGGTGAACGGTTTCGCCCTGGGAGGCGGGCTGGAGCTGGCCCTGGGGTGCGACTTCATCTACGCCTCGGAGAAGGCGAAGCTCGGCTTCCCCGAGGTGACCCTCGGAATCATGCCCGGCTTCGGCGGCACCCAGAACCTGGCGCGGCTCATCGGGAAGAACCGGGCCAACGAGCTGATCTTCACCGGAAAAATGGTCACGGCCGACAAGGCCCTGGCCTGGGGGATCGTGAACGAGCTCTTTCCGCCGGAGGAGCTCCTCCCCAAGGCGCAGGAGGCCGCGGCCGCCATTGCCGGCGTCGGGACCCTCGGCGTTGCCTACGCCAAGAACGCCATCGCCAACGGGCTCAATATGACGAAGGAAGACGGCTTCCGCTACGAGGCCTCCCTCTTCGGCGTGCTCTTCGCCACCGCCGACCAGAAGGAGGGGATGGCGGCCTTCGTGGAGAAGCGGAAAGCGGTATTCACGGGGAAATAA
- a CDS encoding acyl-CoA dehydrogenase → MNFELSQDHKVLQDAVRDFVEKEIKPIAAKIDEEHAIPDELVRKMGEMGFMGSYLPEEYGGAGLDMLSYAIVVEEVSKACGSSGVLISAHTSLCCGPIYTFGTEEQKKKWLPALNSGEIIGCFLLTEPDAGSDAGSIATTYRREGDEFVLNGSKIFITNGGYRGTGVVFATSDKSLKHKGVSAFIVDLHSPGVEIIKNEKKLGIRGSYTTAFALDGVRVPAENLLGQEGQGFKIAMDTLNGGRIGIASQALGIAEGAFDRALAYSKERKQFGAPICDLQAIQFKLADMWAKIETSKLMTYKAACLKDGKKNYTMESAMCKMLASEAATYVTKEAIQIHGGYGFICDYEVERMFRDAKITEIYEGTNEVQRVVISKLLLS, encoded by the coding sequence ATGAACTTCGAGTTGAGCCAGGACCACAAGGTATTGCAGGATGCCGTGCGCGACTTCGTCGAGAAGGAGATCAAGCCGATCGCCGCGAAGATCGACGAGGAGCACGCGATTCCCGACGAGCTGGTGCGGAAGATGGGGGAGATGGGGTTCATGGGGAGCTACCTCCCCGAGGAGTACGGCGGGGCCGGCCTCGACATGCTCTCCTATGCCATCGTGGTGGAGGAGGTCTCCAAGGCGTGCGGCTCCAGCGGCGTCCTCATCTCGGCCCACACCTCCCTCTGCTGCGGCCCCATCTACACCTTCGGCACCGAGGAGCAGAAGAAGAAGTGGCTCCCGGCCCTCAACAGCGGCGAGATCATCGGCTGCTTCCTCCTGACCGAGCCCGACGCCGGGAGCGACGCCGGAAGCATCGCCACCACCTACCGGCGCGAGGGGGACGAATTCGTCCTCAACGGCTCCAAGATCTTCATCACCAACGGCGGCTACCGGGGGACCGGCGTCGTCTTCGCCACCTCCGACAAGAGCCTGAAGCACAAGGGGGTGTCGGCCTTCATCGTCGATCTCCACTCCCCGGGGGTGGAGATCATCAAGAACGAGAAGAAGCTCGGCATCCGCGGCAGCTACACCACCGCCTTCGCCCTGGACGGTGTCCGGGTCCCGGCGGAGAACCTCCTGGGCCAGGAGGGGCAGGGGTTCAAGATCGCCATGGATACCCTGAACGGCGGCCGCATCGGCATCGCCTCCCAGGCCCTGGGGATCGCCGAGGGGGCCTTCGACCGGGCCCTGGCCTACTCCAAGGAGCGCAAGCAGTTCGGCGCCCCCATCTGCGACCTCCAGGCGATCCAGTTCAAGCTGGCCGACATGTGGGCAAAGATCGAGACCAGCAAGCTCATGACCTACAAGGCCGCCTGCCTCAAGGACGGCAAGAAGAACTACACCATGGAATCGGCCATGTGCAAGATGCTCGCCTCCGAGGCCGCCACCTACGTCACCAAGGAGGCGATCCAGATCCACGGCGGCTACGGCTTCATCTGTGACTACGAGGTGGAGCGGATGTTCCGCGACGCCAAGATCACCGAGATCTACGAGGGGACCAACGAGGTACAGCGGGTGGTTATCTCTAAACTTCTGCTCAGCTGA